The DNA window GCTGGCGCGTCATCCTCGTCGAGGACGCCGACCGCATGGCCGAGCGCACCACCAATGTGCTGCTCAAATCCATCGAGGAGCCGCCCCCGCAGACCGTGTGGCTCCTGTGCACCCCGAGCGCCGACGACGTCCTGCCCACCATCCGCTCCCGGTGCCGCCTGGTGACCCTGCGAATCCCGCCGGCCGACGCCGTCGCCGAGCTGCTCGTGCGCCGCGACGGCGCGGACCCGGAGCTCGCCGCCCGGGCCGCCCGGGCCAGCCAGTCCCACATAGGGCTGGCCCGGCACCTGGCCAAGGATCCGGGCGCCTGGGAGCGCCGACGCCGCCTCCTGCTCGCGCCCGTCTCCCTGCGCAGCGTCGGCGACGCCGTCCTGGCGGCCGCGGACCTCGTCGAGACCGCCGAGGCCGAGGCGAAGGAGACCACCGCCGAGCGCGACGCCGCCGAGCGCACCGCCCTGCTGCGGACGCTGGGTCTGGAGGGCGACGCCAGGATCCCGCCCGCACTGCGCGCCCAGGTCCGCCAGCTGGAGGAGGACCAGAAGCGTCGCGCCAGGCGCGCCCGCACCGATGTGCTCGACCGGGCCATGATCGATCTGCTGTCCTTCTACCGCGACGTGCTGGTCTCTCAGATGGGCAGCGACGTCGAACGCGTTAATATTGACCTCGCCGAGGCCCTCGACCGGGTCGCGGCCACCACCGGCCCGGAGCAGTCCCTGGCCCGGATCGCCGCCATCGAGCAGTGCCGGGCGCGACTGAGATCCAACGCCTCCCCGCTGCTGGCCGTCGAGTCCCTCATGGTTCAGCTGCGCCCGCAGGCCCGAGCAGTCCCCAACCCCTGATAACAAGGAGTGATTATGACTCAGCCGATCCAGCCGAGTCCGTCCTTCCAACCGGCTCAGCCCTTCCAGCCGAATCCATCGACTCAACCCTTCCACCCGACCCCGCCGGCTCAGCCGGTCCCGTCGGTTCCGCCGACTCAGCCGGTCCCGTCGGTTCCGCCGGCTCAGCCGGCCCCGCCGTTCCAATCGACTCCGCGGGCCCCGATACCCGAGTCCATCACCCGCAGGATGCCCCTCGCCGGGCGGATTCTGATGATTATCCTGGCCGTCTTCGGAGT is part of the Actinomyces sp. oral taxon 414 genome and encodes:
- a CDS encoding DNA polymerase III subunit delta'; its protein translation is MSVWTDVVGQERAVAALDAAARSARTLAQVRRAGPDTGPDTGPDAAGSGPAGANAGSGPDAGQGPDADASAMTHAWLITGPPGSGRSNAARAFAAALQCTGEIPGCGRCKPCRDVMAGSHPDVVRLATDKLLITMDEVKELIGQAQRRPWTGSWRVILVEDADRMAERTTNVLLKSIEEPPPQTVWLLCTPSADDVLPTIRSRCRLVTLRIPPADAVAELLVRRDGADPELAARAARASQSHIGLARHLAKDPGAWERRRRLLLAPVSLRSVGDAVLAAADLVETAEAEAKETTAERDAAERTALLRTLGLEGDARIPPALRAQVRQLEEDQKRRARRARTDVLDRAMIDLLSFYRDVLVSQMGSDVERVNIDLAEALDRVAATTGPEQSLARIAAIEQCRARLRSNASPLLAVESLMVQLRPQARAVPNP